Within Acidimicrobiales bacterium, the genomic segment TCCTCGATGCCGAGGCGGCGGCTTCAGATGTGACCGATCTGGCTCGCAAAGGGATCCGCCGCGAACGGACGGTCGACCTTCCGCCGGAAGCCGAGTCGGTGCGCGACGAGGTTCGTCAGTTCGCCGAAAGGATCAAGCCGCTCGACGCGGCGGCGCGACGCGAGGAGATGATCGAGACCGGTTACGCGATGCCCCACTGGCCCAAGCCGTGGGGCCGGGATGCCGGCGCCGTCGAACAGCTCGTCATCGAGCAGGAGTTCTCGGCCGCAGGGATCCAACGCCCGAGCCTGGGGATCACCAGCTGGGTGATCCTCACCCTTGTCCAGCACGCCACCGACGACCAGGTCAAAAGGTGGGTGCGCCCGGCGCTGAACCAGGAGCTGATCTGGTGCCAGCTGTTCAGTGAACCCGATGCCGGTTCCGACGCCGCCGGGATAAAGACACGTGCGACCCGGGTCGAGGGCGGCTGGCTGATCAACGGTCAGAAGGTCTGGACCAGCGGTGCTCATGTCGCGCGCTACGGCCTTGCCACCGTCCGAACGAACCCCGACGTCCCCAAGCACCAGGGCATCACGACCGTGGTCATCGACATGAAGGCCGATGGCGTGGAGGTCCGGCCGCTGAAGATGATCACCGGCCAATCGGAGTTCAACGAGGTCTTCTTCAACGATGTTTTCGTCCCCGACGACGACGTGGTCGGACCGGTCGACGGGGGCTGGACGGTCGCGCGAGCCACGCTGGGGAACGAGAGCGTCAGCATCGGTGGCGGCCAAGGCGGAGTGACGATGCCACCCGAGATGTTCATCGCCCCGTTCGACGCGAACCCCGACCGGTTGCCCGGCGGATCCCCACGATTGGGGCGGCATCTGGCGCGCATGCAGGCGATCGACCTGCTGAACCTGCGCAGCGCCAACCGAGCGGTTGCCGGCGGCGGTCCCGGGCCGGAAGGAAACGTCACCAAACTGGTGTTGTCGGAAAACGGGCACGAGGCAGCCGCGATACTCGGCGAACTCAGTGGGCCCGACCTCGTCTTCCTTGAAGGCCCCGCGTCGCTGGCCGGGACCATGGTGCTGATGCATCGGGCAATGTCG encodes:
- a CDS encoding acyl-CoA dehydrogenase, giving the protein MSIAITDEHQSLGTTVSNFLAKNDSRGAARQLLTSGSESIPSFWSELASLGWLGLHIPGKDGGSGFGLEELTVVVEELGRAVAPGPFVSTVIASAVIAVSAPTDIASRLLPGLADGSKVAGVGLGGQVTVAGGKATGDAGVVLGGGLADLIVVPSGDALVVVDARSGGVNVEVPSNLDPTRRAARVRLADADADVLPGARRTLVDYARLLLAAEATGVARECTESAAEYAKARVQFGRPIATFQAVKHHCANMLVATELATAAVWDAARAAAAGGDPFSYAAAVAASLALPAADETANLNIQVHGGIGFTWEHDAHLYLRRATAIEAFLDAEAAASDVTDLARKGIRRERTVDLPPEAESVRDEVRQFAERIKPLDAAARREEMIETGYAMPHWPKPWGRDAGAVEQLVIEQEFSAAGIQRPSLGITSWVILTLVQHATDDQVKRWVRPALNQELIWCQLFSEPDAGSDAAGIKTRATRVEGGWLINGQKVWTSGAHVARYGLATVRTNPDVPKHQGITTVVIDMKADGVEVRPLKMITGQSEFNEVFFNDVFVPDDDVVGPVDGGWTVARATLGNESVSIGGGQGGVTMPPEMFIAPFDANPDRLPGGSPRLGRHLARMQAIDLLNLRSANRAVAGGGPGPEGNVTKLVLSENGHEAAAILGELSGPDLVFLEGPASLAGTMVLMHRAMSIAGGTSEIKRNQIGERILGLPRDPLIK